The proteins below are encoded in one region of Salmo salar chromosome ssa02, Ssal_v3.1, whole genome shotgun sequence:
- the LOC106580462 gene encoding tyrosyl-DNA phosphodiesterase 2 isoform X3: protein MQGQTGRHRESQVTASGNSKRRKKKRGKKKRSAEKMEDKEGEMGKSTPLQSVLVQPQSEESNPAKFLSVQPDPPLGQSNREKTTPEQPIPEQPKPETPKLAQRNPAQPSTGHQNPATLPSALSPHQSSPDQPDQSSPHQSSQDQSSPDQPDQSSPHQSSPDQSSPHQSSPDQPDQSSPHQSSPDQSSPHQSSPDQPEQSSPHQSSPDQSSPQQSSPDQPEQSSPHQSSQDQSSPQQSSPDQPEQSSPHQSSQDQSSPQQSSPDQPDQSSPHQSSPDQSSPQQSSPDQPDQSSESSPDEEKPKKKGDPNKLTLLTWNIDGLDLDDIKERLSKLLDYLIKYHPDIVLLQEVISPIYQVLQQVLKPYHLLPGSDRSYFTAILLRKSRVQLLESSLVNYPTTEMRRNLLMAHVSFLGHPLCVMTSHMESMKPKSLERQNQLRTVWKTMREQPQDCSVIFGGDTNLRDWEVKNQGGLPESICDVWESLGQPEDCRYTWDCVTNDNKDLPFPARLRFDRIFLRQAGKGSKVSPDGMTLVGLKRLDDCQRFTSDHWGLLCTFVIKPLSQATPE, encoded by the exons atgcagggacagactggcagacacagggagtctcag GTTACAGCCTCTGGAAATTCCAagaggagaaagaagaagagaggaaagaaaaaGAGGAGTGCCGAGAAGATGGAGgacaaggagggagagatgggaaaatCTACCCCATTGCAGTCTGTCTTGGTTCAACCACAATCAGAGGAATCTAACCCAGCCAAATTCCTATCAGTGCAACCTGACCCACCCTTAGGGCAATCTAATCGAGAGAAAACTACACCAGAGCAACCTATCCCAGAGCAACCCAAACCAGAGACACCCAAACTAGCACAACGTAATCCTGCCCAACCATCTACAGGGCATCAAAACCCAGCCACGCTCCCTTCAGCACTATCTCCACACCAGTCATCACCAGATCAGCCAGATCAGTCATCTCCACACCAGTCATCACAAGATCAGTCATCTCCAGATCAGCCAGATCAGTCATCTCCACACCAGTCATCACCAGATCAGTCATCTCCACACCAGTCATCACCAGATCAGCCAGATCAGTCATCTCCACACCAGTCATCACCAGATCAGTCATCTCCACACCAGTCATCACCAGATCAGCCAGAACAGTCATCTCCACACCAGTCATCACCAGATCAGTCATCTCCACAACAGTCATCACCAGATCAGCCAGAACAGTCATCTCCACACCAGTCATCACAAGATCAGTCATCTCCACAACAGTCATCACCAGATCAGCCAGAACAGTCATCTCCACACCAGTCATCACAAGATCAGTCATCTCCACAACAGTCATCACCAGATCAGCCAGATCAGTCATCTCCACACCAGTCATCACCAGATCAGTCATCTCCACAACAGTCATCACCAGATCAGCCAGATCAGTCATCAGAGTCATCTCCAGACGAGGAAAAACCTAAGAAAAAGGGAGATCCAAACAAACTCACCCTTCTGACCTGGAACATAGACGGCCTGGACCTGGACGATATCAAGGAACGTCTTTCAAAGCTACTGGACTACCTGATCAA GTACCATCCTGACATTGTGCTACTGCAAGAGGTTATTTCACCAATTTACCAGGTTTTACAGCAGGTTCTGAAGCCATATCATCTGTTGCCGG GTAGTGACAGAAGCTATTTCACTGCCATACTGCTAAGGAAGTCCAGAGTTCAACTTctggagagtagcttagtgaattACCCTACCACAGAGATGAGGAGAAACCTGCTTATGGCCCAT GTTTCTTTCCTTGGCCATCCGCTGTGTGTGATGACGTCCCACATGGAGAGCATGAAGCCCAAATCCCTGGAACGCCAGAACCAGCTGAGGACGGTGTGGAAGACAATGAGGGAGCAACCCCAGGACTGCAGCGTTATCTTTGGGGGAGACACCAACCTCAGGGACTgggag gtgaAGAACCAGGGCGGTCTACCCGAGAGCATCTGTGACGTATGGGAGTCCCTGGGCCAGCCGGAAGACTGCCGGTACACCTGGGACTGTGTCACCAATGACAACAAGGACCTCCCTTTCCCCGCACGTCTGCGCTTCGACCGCATCTTCTTGAGGCAGGCCGGCAAGGGGTCAAAGGTCAGCCCAGATGGCATGACCCTGGTGGGTCTGAAGAGGTTGGATGACTGTCAACGCTTTACCAGCGACCACTGGGGTCTCCTCTGCACCTTCGTCATAAAACCTCTCAGTCAAGCAACACCTGAATGA
- the LOC106580462 gene encoding tyrosyl-DNA phosphodiesterase 2 isoform X1, which produces MGDKQQDSVERQSRQQMAHRQQSWGQICRDRLADTGSLRPADGNKNQTSNSLQQVTASGNSKRRKKKRGKKKRSAEKMEDKEGEMGKSTPLQSVLVQPQSEESNPAKFLSVQPDPPLGQSNREKTTPEQPIPEQPKPETPKLAQRNPAQPSTGHQNPATLPSALSPHQSSPDQPDQSSPHQSSQDQSSPDQPDQSSPHQSSPDQSSPHQSSPDQPDQSSPHQSSPDQSSPHQSSPDQPEQSSPHQSSPDQSSPQQSSPDQPEQSSPHQSSQDQSSPQQSSPDQPEQSSPHQSSQDQSSPQQSSPDQPDQSSPHQSSPDQSSPQQSSPDQPDQSSESSPDEEKPKKKGDPNKLTLLTWNIDGLDLDDIKERLSKLLDYLIKYHPDIVLLQEVISPIYQVLQQVLKPYHLLPGSDRSYFTAILLRKSRVQLLESSLVNYPTTEMRRNLLMAHVSFLGHPLCVMTSHMESMKPKSLERQNQLRTVWKTMREQPQDCSVIFGGDTNLRDWEVKNQGGLPESICDVWESLGQPEDCRYTWDCVTNDNKDLPFPARLRFDRIFLRQAGKGSKVSPDGMTLVGLKRLDDCQRFTSDHWGLLCTFVIKPLSQATPE; this is translated from the exons ATGGGGGACAAGCAACAAGACTCAGTGGAAAG gcagagcaggcaacagatggcacacagacagcagagttggggacagatatgcagggacagactggcagacacagggagtctcag GCCAGCAGATGGCAATAAGAACCAGACGAGTAACTCCCTCCAACAGGTTACAGCCTCTGGAAATTCCAagaggagaaagaagaagagaggaaagaaaaaGAGGAGTGCCGAGAAGATGGAGgacaaggagggagagatgggaaaatCTACCCCATTGCAGTCTGTCTTGGTTCAACCACAATCAGAGGAATCTAACCCAGCCAAATTCCTATCAGTGCAACCTGACCCACCCTTAGGGCAATCTAATCGAGAGAAAACTACACCAGAGCAACCTATCCCAGAGCAACCCAAACCAGAGACACCCAAACTAGCACAACGTAATCCTGCCCAACCATCTACAGGGCATCAAAACCCAGCCACGCTCCCTTCAGCACTATCTCCACACCAGTCATCACCAGATCAGCCAGATCAGTCATCTCCACACCAGTCATCACAAGATCAGTCATCTCCAGATCAGCCAGATCAGTCATCTCCACACCAGTCATCACCAGATCAGTCATCTCCACACCAGTCATCACCAGATCAGCCAGATCAGTCATCTCCACACCAGTCATCACCAGATCAGTCATCTCCACACCAGTCATCACCAGATCAGCCAGAACAGTCATCTCCACACCAGTCATCACCAGATCAGTCATCTCCACAACAGTCATCACCAGATCAGCCAGAACAGTCATCTCCACACCAGTCATCACAAGATCAGTCATCTCCACAACAGTCATCACCAGATCAGCCAGAACAGTCATCTCCACACCAGTCATCACAAGATCAGTCATCTCCACAACAGTCATCACCAGATCAGCCAGATCAGTCATCTCCACACCAGTCATCACCAGATCAGTCATCTCCACAACAGTCATCACCAGATCAGCCAGATCAGTCATCAGAGTCATCTCCAGACGAGGAAAAACCTAAGAAAAAGGGAGATCCAAACAAACTCACCCTTCTGACCTGGAACATAGACGGCCTGGACCTGGACGATATCAAGGAACGTCTTTCAAAGCTACTGGACTACCTGATCAA GTACCATCCTGACATTGTGCTACTGCAAGAGGTTATTTCACCAATTTACCAGGTTTTACAGCAGGTTCTGAAGCCATATCATCTGTTGCCGG GTAGTGACAGAAGCTATTTCACTGCCATACTGCTAAGGAAGTCCAGAGTTCAACTTctggagagtagcttagtgaattACCCTACCACAGAGATGAGGAGAAACCTGCTTATGGCCCAT GTTTCTTTCCTTGGCCATCCGCTGTGTGTGATGACGTCCCACATGGAGAGCATGAAGCCCAAATCCCTGGAACGCCAGAACCAGCTGAGGACGGTGTGGAAGACAATGAGGGAGCAACCCCAGGACTGCAGCGTTATCTTTGGGGGAGACACCAACCTCAGGGACTgggag gtgaAGAACCAGGGCGGTCTACCCGAGAGCATCTGTGACGTATGGGAGTCCCTGGGCCAGCCGGAAGACTGCCGGTACACCTGGGACTGTGTCACCAATGACAACAAGGACCTCCCTTTCCCCGCACGTCTGCGCTTCGACCGCATCTTCTTGAGGCAGGCCGGCAAGGGGTCAAAGGTCAGCCCAGATGGCATGACCCTGGTGGGTCTGAAGAGGTTGGATGACTGTCAACGCTTTACCAGCGACCACTGGGGTCTCCTCTGCACCTTCGTCATAAAACCTCTCAGTCAAGCAACACCTGAATGA
- the LOC106580462 gene encoding tyrosyl-DNA phosphodiesterase 2 isoform X2, whose protein sequence is MGDKQQDSVERPADGNKNQTSNSLQQVTASGNSKRRKKKRGKKKRSAEKMEDKEGEMGKSTPLQSVLVQPQSEESNPAKFLSVQPDPPLGQSNREKTTPEQPIPEQPKPETPKLAQRNPAQPSTGHQNPATLPSALSPHQSSPDQPDQSSPHQSSQDQSSPDQPDQSSPHQSSPDQSSPHQSSPDQPDQSSPHQSSPDQSSPHQSSPDQPEQSSPHQSSPDQSSPQQSSPDQPEQSSPHQSSQDQSSPQQSSPDQPEQSSPHQSSQDQSSPQQSSPDQPDQSSPHQSSPDQSSPQQSSPDQPDQSSESSPDEEKPKKKGDPNKLTLLTWNIDGLDLDDIKERLSKLLDYLIKYHPDIVLLQEVISPIYQVLQQVLKPYHLLPGSDRSYFTAILLRKSRVQLLESSLVNYPTTEMRRNLLMAHVSFLGHPLCVMTSHMESMKPKSLERQNQLRTVWKTMREQPQDCSVIFGGDTNLRDWEVKNQGGLPESICDVWESLGQPEDCRYTWDCVTNDNKDLPFPARLRFDRIFLRQAGKGSKVSPDGMTLVGLKRLDDCQRFTSDHWGLLCTFVIKPLSQATPE, encoded by the exons ATGGGGGACAAGCAACAAGACTCAGTGGAAAG GCCAGCAGATGGCAATAAGAACCAGACGAGTAACTCCCTCCAACAGGTTACAGCCTCTGGAAATTCCAagaggagaaagaagaagagaggaaagaaaaaGAGGAGTGCCGAGAAGATGGAGgacaaggagggagagatgggaaaatCTACCCCATTGCAGTCTGTCTTGGTTCAACCACAATCAGAGGAATCTAACCCAGCCAAATTCCTATCAGTGCAACCTGACCCACCCTTAGGGCAATCTAATCGAGAGAAAACTACACCAGAGCAACCTATCCCAGAGCAACCCAAACCAGAGACACCCAAACTAGCACAACGTAATCCTGCCCAACCATCTACAGGGCATCAAAACCCAGCCACGCTCCCTTCAGCACTATCTCCACACCAGTCATCACCAGATCAGCCAGATCAGTCATCTCCACACCAGTCATCACAAGATCAGTCATCTCCAGATCAGCCAGATCAGTCATCTCCACACCAGTCATCACCAGATCAGTCATCTCCACACCAGTCATCACCAGATCAGCCAGATCAGTCATCTCCACACCAGTCATCACCAGATCAGTCATCTCCACACCAGTCATCACCAGATCAGCCAGAACAGTCATCTCCACACCAGTCATCACCAGATCAGTCATCTCCACAACAGTCATCACCAGATCAGCCAGAACAGTCATCTCCACACCAGTCATCACAAGATCAGTCATCTCCACAACAGTCATCACCAGATCAGCCAGAACAGTCATCTCCACACCAGTCATCACAAGATCAGTCATCTCCACAACAGTCATCACCAGATCAGCCAGATCAGTCATCTCCACACCAGTCATCACCAGATCAGTCATCTCCACAACAGTCATCACCAGATCAGCCAGATCAGTCATCAGAGTCATCTCCAGACGAGGAAAAACCTAAGAAAAAGGGAGATCCAAACAAACTCACCCTTCTGACCTGGAACATAGACGGCCTGGACCTGGACGATATCAAGGAACGTCTTTCAAAGCTACTGGACTACCTGATCAA GTACCATCCTGACATTGTGCTACTGCAAGAGGTTATTTCACCAATTTACCAGGTTTTACAGCAGGTTCTGAAGCCATATCATCTGTTGCCGG GTAGTGACAGAAGCTATTTCACTGCCATACTGCTAAGGAAGTCCAGAGTTCAACTTctggagagtagcttagtgaattACCCTACCACAGAGATGAGGAGAAACCTGCTTATGGCCCAT GTTTCTTTCCTTGGCCATCCGCTGTGTGTGATGACGTCCCACATGGAGAGCATGAAGCCCAAATCCCTGGAACGCCAGAACCAGCTGAGGACGGTGTGGAAGACAATGAGGGAGCAACCCCAGGACTGCAGCGTTATCTTTGGGGGAGACACCAACCTCAGGGACTgggag gtgaAGAACCAGGGCGGTCTACCCGAGAGCATCTGTGACGTATGGGAGTCCCTGGGCCAGCCGGAAGACTGCCGGTACACCTGGGACTGTGTCACCAATGACAACAAGGACCTCCCTTTCCCCGCACGTCTGCGCTTCGACCGCATCTTCTTGAGGCAGGCCGGCAAGGGGTCAAAGGTCAGCCCAGATGGCATGACCCTGGTGGGTCTGAAGAGGTTGGATGACTGTCAACGCTTTACCAGCGACCACTGGGGTCTCCTCTGCACCTTCGTCATAAAACCTCTCAGTCAAGCAACACCTGAATGA
- the LOC106580462 gene encoding tyrosyl-DNA phosphodiesterase 2 isoform X4: MEDKEGEMGKSTPLQSVLVQPQSEESNPAKFLSVQPDPPLGQSNREKTTPEQPIPEQPKPETPKLAQRNPAQPSTGHQNPATLPSALSPHQSSPDQPDQSSPHQSSQDQSSPDQPDQSSPHQSSPDQSSPHQSSPDQPDQSSPHQSSPDQSSPHQSSPDQPEQSSPHQSSPDQSSPQQSSPDQPEQSSPHQSSQDQSSPQQSSPDQPEQSSPHQSSQDQSSPQQSSPDQPDQSSPHQSSPDQSSPQQSSPDQPDQSSESSPDEEKPKKKGDPNKLTLLTWNIDGLDLDDIKERLSKLLDYLIKYHPDIVLLQEVISPIYQVLQQVLKPYHLLPGSDRSYFTAILLRKSRVQLLESSLVNYPTTEMRRNLLMAHVSFLGHPLCVMTSHMESMKPKSLERQNQLRTVWKTMREQPQDCSVIFGGDTNLRDWEVKNQGGLPESICDVWESLGQPEDCRYTWDCVTNDNKDLPFPARLRFDRIFLRQAGKGSKVSPDGMTLVGLKRLDDCQRFTSDHWGLLCTFVIKPLSQATPE, translated from the exons ATGGAGgacaaggagggagagatgggaaaatCTACCCCATTGCAGTCTGTCTTGGTTCAACCACAATCAGAGGAATCTAACCCAGCCAAATTCCTATCAGTGCAACCTGACCCACCCTTAGGGCAATCTAATCGAGAGAAAACTACACCAGAGCAACCTATCCCAGAGCAACCCAAACCAGAGACACCCAAACTAGCACAACGTAATCCTGCCCAACCATCTACAGGGCATCAAAACCCAGCCACGCTCCCTTCAGCACTATCTCCACACCAGTCATCACCAGATCAGCCAGATCAGTCATCTCCACACCAGTCATCACAAGATCAGTCATCTCCAGATCAGCCAGATCAGTCATCTCCACACCAGTCATCACCAGATCAGTCATCTCCACACCAGTCATCACCAGATCAGCCAGATCAGTCATCTCCACACCAGTCATCACCAGATCAGTCATCTCCACACCAGTCATCACCAGATCAGCCAGAACAGTCATCTCCACACCAGTCATCACCAGATCAGTCATCTCCACAACAGTCATCACCAGATCAGCCAGAACAGTCATCTCCACACCAGTCATCACAAGATCAGTCATCTCCACAACAGTCATCACCAGATCAGCCAGAACAGTCATCTCCACACCAGTCATCACAAGATCAGTCATCTCCACAACAGTCATCACCAGATCAGCCAGATCAGTCATCTCCACACCAGTCATCACCAGATCAGTCATCTCCACAACAGTCATCACCAGATCAGCCAGATCAGTCATCAGAGTCATCTCCAGACGAGGAAAAACCTAAGAAAAAGGGAGATCCAAACAAACTCACCCTTCTGACCTGGAACATAGACGGCCTGGACCTGGACGATATCAAGGAACGTCTTTCAAAGCTACTGGACTACCTGATCAA GTACCATCCTGACATTGTGCTACTGCAAGAGGTTATTTCACCAATTTACCAGGTTTTACAGCAGGTTCTGAAGCCATATCATCTGTTGCCGG GTAGTGACAGAAGCTATTTCACTGCCATACTGCTAAGGAAGTCCAGAGTTCAACTTctggagagtagcttagtgaattACCCTACCACAGAGATGAGGAGAAACCTGCTTATGGCCCAT GTTTCTTTCCTTGGCCATCCGCTGTGTGTGATGACGTCCCACATGGAGAGCATGAAGCCCAAATCCCTGGAACGCCAGAACCAGCTGAGGACGGTGTGGAAGACAATGAGGGAGCAACCCCAGGACTGCAGCGTTATCTTTGGGGGAGACACCAACCTCAGGGACTgggag gtgaAGAACCAGGGCGGTCTACCCGAGAGCATCTGTGACGTATGGGAGTCCCTGGGCCAGCCGGAAGACTGCCGGTACACCTGGGACTGTGTCACCAATGACAACAAGGACCTCCCTTTCCCCGCACGTCTGCGCTTCGACCGCATCTTCTTGAGGCAGGCCGGCAAGGGGTCAAAGGTCAGCCCAGATGGCATGACCCTGGTGGGTCTGAAGAGGTTGGATGACTGTCAACGCTTTACCAGCGACCACTGGGGTCTCCTCTGCACCTTCGTCATAAAACCTCTCAGTCAAGCAACACCTGAATGA